The Litchfieldia alkalitelluris genome has a window encoding:
- a CDS encoding muramidase family protein codes for MEHVQRYELQKSNQHDSYTLVIFLNDHLTEFASELGSVPGTRKDILSSAKQVLRERYPNVKVTMVKVMLGGMVVASIPLMNNTSSAYAAEPSTTTSQVAQSNSVYYQVTSGDTLWGLSKKFNISVDAIKRANNLTLDLLQLNQRLIIPKAFHTVETGDYLTVLAKEYGVNVDAIKEANQMTSDATRLGQTLIIPVLMGSGTSKPAPTMTQEPQTTQTQGSTYTVVEGDSLWGIAQKFGTTVIALKSANNLTSDSLQIGQTLTLPTGGEVAPSPSTEPTPSVTVTFHTVVAGDTLWGIVSRYGTTVNALKQANQLSSDILSIGQTLTIPSGSVATPTEDTQAPTPAPTTQEERATFTYAVRLGDSLSVIAERFGVTINAIRTANGLTSDIIRVGQLLTIPDGTNAPTQTATNTVTYTTHTVVLGDNIWNLSVKYGIPQGELLRANNLTTSSMLSIGQKLTIPVHNIAVKEVVSERHGEYLNWWTEAQYVFPINKTAKVTDFATGKVSISNELLEQIMLIPKPLPLMIRISLNPFGVVFHGLQEPLF; via the coding sequence GTGGAGCATGTTCAAAGATATGAACTTCAAAAAAGCAATCAACATGATTCTTATACGTTGGTCATCTTTCTAAATGATCACTTAACCGAGTTTGCCTCGGAATTAGGGAGTGTTCCTGGCACAAGAAAAGATATTCTATCATCCGCAAAGCAAGTCTTACGTGAACGGTATCCAAACGTCAAAGTAACGATGGTGAAGGTCATGCTTGGCGGGATGGTGGTGGCTTCGATCCCCCTTATGAACAACACATCATCTGCATATGCCGCAGAGCCAAGTACGACAACAAGCCAAGTGGCACAGTCGAATAGTGTTTACTACCAAGTTACTTCAGGTGATACTCTTTGGGGCTTATCGAAGAAGTTCAACATCTCTGTTGATGCCATTAAGAGAGCCAACAACCTGACATTGGATTTATTACAACTCAATCAACGCTTAATTATTCCAAAAGCCTTTCATACAGTTGAAACAGGCGATTATTTAACGGTTCTTGCGAAAGAATACGGAGTTAACGTGGATGCCATTAAGGAAGCCAATCAGATGACAAGTGATGCTACTCGTCTTGGGCAAACACTTATCATTCCTGTTTTAATGGGAAGCGGAACAAGTAAACCAGCACCAACAATGACACAAGAACCACAAACAACTCAAACTCAAGGCTCAACCTACACCGTTGTAGAAGGAGATTCTTTATGGGGGATTGCTCAAAAGTTCGGCACAACTGTCATTGCCTTAAAGAGTGCAAATAACTTAACGAGTGACAGCCTTCAAATTGGTCAAACATTAACCCTTCCAACTGGAGGAGAAGTGGCACCAAGTCCAAGTACAGAACCAACACCAAGCGTGACTGTAACCTTTCATACGGTTGTGGCGGGAGACACGCTTTGGGGAATTGTAAGTCGTTATGGAACAACCGTCAATGCTCTAAAACAAGCCAATCAGTTGTCATCTGACATACTTAGTATTGGACAGACGCTTACCATTCCATCGGGTAGTGTAGCAACACCTACTGAGGACACACAAGCACCGACTCCTGCACCTACAACACAAGAAGAAAGAGCAACCTTTACGTATGCTGTTCGTTTGGGTGACAGTTTATCGGTTATTGCAGAACGCTTTGGTGTAACAATAAATGCGATCCGCACAGCCAATGGTTTAACATCGGATATTATACGAGTCGGACAACTCTTAACTATTCCAGATGGAACAAATGCACCTACTCAAACTGCAACAAATACAGTTACTTACACCACGCACACCGTTGTTTTGGGTGATAACATTTGGAATTTAAGTGTGAAATACGGGATTCCACAAGGAGAACTATTACGAGCCAATAATTTAACGACATCCAGTATGCTCTCGATTGGGCAAAAACTAACCATTCCTGTTCATAACATCGCCGTGAAAGAGGTGGTGAGTGAGAGACACGGGGAATATTTGAATTGGTGGACCGAAGCACAGTACGTTTTTCCAATCAACAAAACCGCAAAAGTTACCGACTTTGCCACGGGGAAAGTTTCTATATCAAACGAACTATTGGAGCAAATCATGCTGATTCCGAAACCCTTACCACTAATGATACGAATATCGCTAAATCCATTTGGGGTGGTTTTTCATGGACTCCAAGAGCCGTTATTTTAG
- a CDS encoding DUF916 domain-containing protein — protein MKLKRVWFWVSICILYGVVVFFVNENAKAQETNLPLSIEPIYPKNHNPQIKGYFDLTVNPGDEQSLSVRITNKEDEEVTVSMKSANAYTNPSGGMMYEDEIDSPDTGLLNDAVRMAEYIKIEETVTVPPLSSVDVPIEFSVPGSDGQTLLGGILFTTQGDETEQQQEVEEGTANFVLKTETVYAIAVQLNLPTTVTSNFFLGEAGFIPETAQVFIEMTNDAQKIQEEITGTYSVSDQEGNKLFNGEFGPFKMAPKSKIRYPFQWGHDTLEDGNYTLNIKGNIADRAFSISKVFTIKNKDVEEYVEKTQPNVPQANVNNGIPIWVWIISAVLFGIVMFVLGKRKK, from the coding sequence ATGAAATTGAAAAGAGTTTGGTTTTGGGTGTCTATTTGTATTTTATATGGAGTGGTTGTTTTTTTTGTTAATGAAAATGCGAAAGCCCAAGAGACTAATCTCCCTTTAAGCATTGAACCAATCTATCCTAAAAATCACAATCCTCAAATCAAAGGGTACTTTGACTTAACTGTAAATCCAGGAGATGAGCAGTCCCTTAGTGTTCGTATTACAAATAAAGAAGACGAAGAGGTTACAGTTAGTATGAAATCAGCCAATGCTTATACAAATCCATCAGGTGGAATGATGTATGAGGATGAGATTGATTCTCCAGATACCGGCCTTTTGAATGATGCTGTTCGGATGGCTGAATATATTAAAATAGAAGAAACTGTAACAGTTCCTCCTCTATCTTCTGTCGATGTACCAATCGAATTTAGTGTTCCAGGTTCGGATGGACAAACTCTTTTAGGGGGTATTCTGTTTACAACACAAGGGGATGAAACTGAACAGCAACAAGAGGTTGAGGAAGGAACAGCGAATTTTGTACTCAAAACGGAAACTGTATATGCCATTGCCGTGCAGTTGAATTTACCAACAACAGTTACATCTAATTTCTTTTTAGGTGAGGCTGGGTTTATCCCAGAAACTGCCCAAGTTTTTATTGAAATGACCAATGATGCCCAAAAGATTCAAGAAGAAATTACAGGTACATATAGTGTTTCAGATCAAGAAGGAAATAAGTTATTCAATGGAGAATTTGGTCCGTTCAAGATGGCTCCTAAGTCAAAAATTAGGTACCCATTCCAATGGGGGCATGATACCCTTGAAGACGGAAATTATACGTTGAACATAAAAGGGAATATTGCGGATAGGGCGTTTTCTATATCTAAAGTCTTTACAATAAAAAATAAGGATGTTGAAGAATATGTAGAGAAAACTCAACCTAATGTACCTCAAGCAAATGTCAATAATGGGATTCCGATATGGGTCTGGATAATAAGTGCAGTATTATTTGGAATAGTGATGTTCGTATTAGGAAAAAGAAAAAAATAG
- a CDS encoding WxL domain-containing protein, whose translation MNKFFKKLVVNVAAFGFVIGAFATSSFAANSSITGGSLSMTQPTVDNFAAVTLNGQIQTTTASLGAFTVTDATGTGSGWQLNVKASQFTDSVKGLTLPTNSLDIALPTVTAQAGASDVSTLTKASGKVDNATGVKILSAALNGGMGAYDVSANTLTLNLQPKDVKAGTYTSTVSVTVTTGP comes from the coding sequence ATGAATAAGTTCTTTAAGAAATTAGTAGTTAATGTAGCAGCGTTCGGATTTGTAATTGGTGCATTCGCAACATCTTCATTTGCAGCAAATTCTTCAATCACAGGTGGCTCATTATCAATGACTCAACCAACAGTAGATAACTTTGCTGCTGTAACATTAAATGGTCAAATTCAGACTACTACTGCTTCATTAGGTGCTTTTACTGTAACTGATGCAACAGGAACTGGAAGTGGTTGGCAATTAAATGTTAAAGCATCTCAATTTACTGACTCTGTTAAGGGTTTAACATTACCGACAAATTCATTAGATATTGCACTTCCAACAGTAACGGCTCAAGCAGGAGCAAGTGATGTATCAACACTTACAAAAGCAAGTGGTAAAGTTGACAATGCAACAGGTGTGAAAATTCTATCTGCTGCATTAAATGGTGGAATGGGTGCATATGATGTATCGGCAAACACACTAACACTTAACCTTCAACCGAAAGATGTAAAAGCAGGAACTTACACTTCTACAGTTTCTGTAACTGTTACAACTGGACCATAA
- a CDS encoding tyrosine-type recombinase/integrase, giving the protein MRIRAFLNYMIECEVIKSNPAKKIKPQKEDVKIEVFTDEQNAQMLSYYRRIKQREKSYYAYRDYMLIITFLGTGIRRQEAVNLKWSEIDFDNHSMSVFGKSRKKDTILITEKLVKELSAYRIFCERYFTKLGEYVFVNIKNGPMTGNSLMLVFRNLSRKMNFKDVRVSAQPY; this is encoded by the coding sequence ATGCGCATACGTGCTTTTCTTAACTATATGATTGAGTGTGAAGTTATCAAGAGTAACCCCGCAAAGAAAATAAAACCACAAAAAGAAGATGTGAAAATTGAGGTTTTTACTGATGAACAAAATGCACAAATGCTTTCCTACTATCGTCGAATCAAACAACGGGAAAAATCGTATTATGCGTATCGTGACTATATGTTGATTATTACTTTTTTAGGGACAGGCATTCGTAGGCAAGAGGCAGTAAATCTAAAGTGGTCTGAAATTGATTTTGATAATCATAGTATGTCGGTGTTTGGAAAAAGCAGAAAAAAGGATACAATACTTATTACAGAAAAATTGGTAAAGGAGTTATCTGCTTATCGTATTTTTTGTGAAAGATACTTCACTAAATTAGGAGAATATGTCTTTGTAAATATAAAGAACGGACCAATGACAGGAAATTCATTGATGTTAGTATTTAGAAATCTCTCACGAAAGATGAATTTTAAAGATGTAAGAGTATCGGCTCAACCTTATTAG
- a CDS encoding PfkB family carbohydrate kinase, translating into MLENPSYTKQLESCLKMKSFTAQYVVMCPILLLFPFQSTYINSMKSAKAAGKFISFDPNYRKDLWNGHMLTFTTLAKVGISLADFVKVSDEELQIITGLDNIAEGIKSLHDLGAGVVAVTLGKEGTYLSNGIRSEIIPSVKVDSIDSTGAGDAF; encoded by the coding sequence ATGTTAGAAAATCCTTCTTACACTAAACAACTAGAAAGTTGTCTAAAAATGAAAAGCTTTACTGCACAGTACGTTGTAATGTGTCCTATATTATTACTTTTCCCTTTTCAATCCACCTATATAAATTCAATGAAAAGTGCAAAAGCTGCTGGAAAGTTCATCTCCTTTGATCCAAATTATCGAAAGGATCTTTGGAACGGACATATGTTAACATTTACTACGCTAGCAAAAGTGGGAATATCATTGGCTGATTTTGTTAAAGTGAGTGATGAAGAACTACAAATCATAACCGGTCTTGATAATATAGCAGAAGGGATAAAATCCCTACATGATCTAGGTGCAGGAGTTGTCGCTGTAACATTAGGGAAGGAAGGGACTTACCTCTCTAATGGGATTAGAAGTGAGATCATCCCAAGTGTAAAAGTAGATTCAATTGATTCCACCGGTGCTGGTGATGCTTTTTAG
- a CDS encoding site-specific integrase, whose protein sequence is MQGHFYRRNCKCKKKKCTCGSKWAFTVDIGLDPFTGKRKQKVKSGFNTKQEAEESAATLIHEIYQGTYLEETDKTFSDFAKEWLPIYSESKDVKPGTIRVRLHEIGRLLPYFAQLKLKDITRKMYQDALNDLKDQGLADSTREGINRTGRMILRKALELEIIKKDPTEFAYVKKDRKTIEQLEEEEVPNYLEKEELALFLETAKQNGLEHDYLVFLILAYTGMRVGELVALKWKDIDFLNHTISITKTYYNPNNNTVEYQLVTPKTRKSRRKIVVDEDVIQTLKDHKEAQNQVRMRLGDDYYNRDFIFAKKERQFGYPIVIKNVRDRMKRLLRIAGLNEELTPHSLRHTHTSLLAEANVSLEQIMDRLGHTDDQIIKNVYLHVTKEMKKEASQKFSELMRSLR, encoded by the coding sequence ATGCAAGGACATTTTTACAGAAGAAATTGTAAATGCAAAAAGAAAAAATGCACTTGTGGTTCAAAATGGGCTTTCACCGTCGATATTGGACTAGATCCATTCACCGGGAAAAGAAAGCAAAAGGTAAAAAGCGGTTTTAATACTAAGCAGGAAGCTGAAGAATCGGCTGCCACTCTTATTCATGAAATTTACCAAGGAACATATTTAGAGGAAACAGACAAAACCTTCAGTGACTTTGCTAAGGAATGGCTGCCTATCTATAGTGAATCAAAGGATGTTAAGCCCGGAACTATTCGTGTTCGACTTCATGAAATTGGGAGGTTATTACCCTACTTTGCTCAATTAAAATTGAAAGACATCACAAGAAAGATGTACCAAGATGCTCTCAATGATTTAAAAGATCAAGGGTTAGCTGATAGTACAAGGGAAGGGATTAATCGTACAGGGAGAATGATACTCCGAAAGGCCTTAGAACTGGAGATTATTAAGAAGGACCCTACGGAATTTGCTTATGTGAAGAAGGATAGGAAAACGATTGAACAACTCGAAGAAGAGGAAGTTCCAAATTACTTAGAAAAAGAAGAACTTGCCTTGTTTTTAGAAACAGCAAAACAAAATGGCCTTGAACATGATTACTTAGTGTTTTTAATACTCGCCTATACTGGAATGAGGGTTGGAGAGTTAGTTGCTCTCAAGTGGAAGGATATAGACTTCCTAAACCATACGATAAGTATTACCAAGACGTATTATAATCCAAATAACAATACCGTGGAGTATCAATTAGTCACACCCAAAACCCGAAAATCAAGGCGGAAAATTGTAGTAGATGAAGATGTTATTCAAACTTTAAAGGATCACAAGGAAGCTCAAAATCAAGTAAGAATGCGATTAGGTGACGATTATTACAATAGGGATTTTATCTTTGCTAAGAAGGAGAGACAATTCGGTTATCCCATCGTGATTAAAAATGTGAGAGACCGAATGAAAAGGCTGCTTAGAATAGCTGGCCTAAATGAAGAATTAACACCACATAGCTTAAGGCATACACACACCTCCCTACTTGCCGAAGCCAATGTGTCACTCGAACAAATCATGGACCGGCTCGGCCATACTGATGACCAAATTATAAAGAATGTGTATCTCCACGTTACGAAAGAAATGAAAAAAGAAGCTTCCCAAAAGTTCAGTGAACTCATGAGAAGCCTCCGTTAA
- the groL gene encoding chaperonin GroEL (60 kDa chaperone family; promotes refolding of misfolded polypeptides especially under stressful conditions; forms two stacked rings of heptamers to form a barrel-shaped 14mer; ends can be capped by GroES; misfolded proteins enter the barrel where they are refolded when GroES binds), translated as MAKEIKFSEEARRSMLRGVDALANAVKVTLGPKGRNVVLEKKYGSPLITNDGVTIAKEIELEDAFENMGAKLVAEVASKTNDVAGDGTTTATVLAQAMIREGLKNVTAGANPMGIRKGIEKATLAAVEELQAISKPIEGKASIAQVASISAADEEVGQLIAEAMERVGNDGVITIEESKGFSTELEVVEGMQFDRGYASPYMVTDSDKMEAVLENPYVLITDKKITSIQEILPVLEQVVQQGKSLLLIAEDVEGEALATLVVNKLRGTFNAVAVKAPGFGDRRKAMLEDIATLTGGEVITEDLGLDLKSANITQLGRAAKIVVTKENTTIVEGAGDTAAIAARVNQIRAQVEETTSEFDKEKLQERLAKLAGGVAVIKVGAATETELKERKLRIEDALNSTRAAVEEGIVAGGGTALVNVYNKVASIEAEGDVATGIKIVLRALEEPVRQIAHNAGLEGSVVVERLKHEEVGIGFNAATGAWVNMIEAGIVDPTKVTRSALQNAASVSAMFLTTEAVVADLPEDNAGGGMPDMGGMGGMGGMM; from the coding sequence ATGGCAAAAGAAATTAAATTTAGTGAAGAAGCTCGTCGCTCTATGCTTCGCGGTGTAGACGCACTTGCAAATGCTGTTAAAGTAACACTTGGACCAAAAGGTCGTAACGTGGTTCTTGAGAAAAAGTATGGTTCTCCATTAATTACTAATGATGGTGTAACAATTGCAAAAGAAATCGAATTAGAAGATGCGTTTGAAAACATGGGTGCAAAGCTTGTTGCTGAAGTAGCTAGCAAAACAAACGATGTTGCTGGTGACGGTACAACAACTGCAACTGTATTAGCTCAAGCAATGATCCGTGAAGGATTAAAGAACGTTACTGCTGGTGCAAACCCAATGGGTATCCGTAAAGGAATTGAAAAAGCAACTCTTGCAGCTGTAGAAGAGCTACAAGCTATTTCTAAGCCAATCGAAGGAAAAGCTTCAATTGCACAAGTTGCTTCGATTTCTGCTGCTGACGAAGAAGTTGGTCAATTAATCGCTGAAGCAATGGAGCGCGTTGGTAACGACGGTGTTATCACAATTGAAGAATCTAAAGGTTTCTCTACTGAATTAGAAGTTGTAGAAGGTATGCAATTTGACCGTGGATATGCTTCACCTTACATGGTAACTGATTCAGACAAAATGGAAGCTGTATTAGAAAATCCATATGTGTTAATCACTGACAAGAAAATCACTAGTATTCAAGAAATTCTTCCAGTTCTTGAGCAAGTAGTACAACAAGGTAAATCTCTATTACTAATTGCTGAAGATGTTGAAGGGGAAGCTCTTGCAACTCTAGTAGTAAACAAATTACGTGGAACATTCAATGCAGTAGCAGTTAAAGCTCCTGGATTCGGTGACCGTCGTAAAGCAATGTTAGAAGATATCGCTACATTAACTGGTGGTGAAGTGATCACTGAAGATTTAGGTCTTGACCTTAAATCTGCAAACATCACTCAACTAGGTCGTGCAGCTAAGATTGTTGTAACAAAAGAAAATACAACAATCGTAGAAGGTGCTGGAGACACTGCAGCAATCGCAGCTCGTGTGAACCAAATCCGTGCACAAGTAGAAGAAACTACTTCTGAATTCGATAAAGAAAAATTACAAGAGCGTCTAGCTAAGTTAGCTGGTGGTGTAGCAGTAATTAAAGTTGGTGCTGCAACTGAAACTGAGTTAAAAGAGCGTAAGCTTCGTATTGAAGATGCACTTAACTCAACTCGCGCTGCTGTTGAAGAAGGAATCGTTGCTGGTGGTGGTACTGCCCTAGTAAACGTATATAATAAAGTAGCTTCAATCGAAGCTGAAGGTGATGTAGCAACTGGAATCAAGATTGTTCTACGTGCACTTGAAGAGCCAGTTCGTCAAATCGCTCACAACGCAGGTCTGGAAGGATCAGTCGTTGTAGAACGTCTAAAGCATGAAGAAGTTGGAATTGGTTTCAACGCTGCAACTGGCGCATGGGTAAACATGATCGAAGCTGGTATCGTTGACCCAACTAAGGTTACACGTTCTGCACTTCAAAACGCTGCATCTGTATCAGCTATGTTCTTAACTACTGAAGCAGTAGTTGCAGACCTACCAGAAGATAACGCTGGTGGCGGAATGCCTGATATGGGCGGCATGGGTGGAATGGGCGGCATGATGTAA
- the groES gene encoding co-chaperone GroES, protein MLKPLGDRVVIELVQSEEKTASGIVLPDSAKEKPQEGKVVAVGTGRVLDSGERVALELSEGDRIIFSKYAGTEVKYEGNEYLILRESDILAVIG, encoded by the coding sequence TTGTTAAAGCCATTAGGTGATCGTGTTGTTATTGAACTAGTTCAATCAGAAGAAAAAACTGCAAGTGGTATCGTATTACCAGACTCTGCAAAAGAAAAGCCACAAGAAGGAAAAGTTGTAGCTGTTGGAACAGGTCGTGTGTTAGACAGTGGTGAGCGTGTTGCTCTAGAATTGTCTGAAGGCGATCGTATCATCTTCTCAAAATATGCTGGTACTGAAGTAAAGTACGAAGGCAATGAATACTTAATTTTACGCGAAAGCGACATTTTAGCTGTTATCGGTTAA
- a CDS encoding CPBP family intramembrane glutamic endopeptidase, which produces MEKRYWYVILTYILMQISSLIGVPILLKLNIVTGENTREAITLASTYWIIISFTLGLIITLLLMRRDLAVNDRSIERSPLGATIGWSIGGIFLAMLAQGIAANIEVQLFGVDPGSENTQQIMDLVRMTPFLIIVVSVIGPILEEIIFRKIVFGTLYKRFNFFISALLSSVLFAAVHMEFEHILLYSAMGFTFAFLYVKTKRIIVPIFAHVAMNTLVVVIQTVFAEDIERILEEAEQLQGFISWLI; this is translated from the coding sequence TTGGAAAAACGATATTGGTATGTAATCTTAACGTATATTTTAATGCAAATATCTAGCTTAATTGGAGTACCTATTCTGTTGAAACTAAATATTGTCACAGGTGAAAATACAAGGGAAGCCATTACACTCGCTTCTACCTATTGGATTATCATAAGTTTCACCCTGGGATTAATAATAACTCTACTATTAATGAGAAGAGATCTTGCTGTAAATGACCGCAGCATTGAGCGTTCGCCTTTGGGAGCGACGATTGGATGGTCGATCGGTGGTATTTTTCTTGCGATGCTAGCACAAGGTATTGCAGCAAATATTGAAGTGCAGTTATTTGGGGTCGATCCAGGCTCGGAAAACACCCAACAAATCATGGATCTTGTTAGAATGACACCATTTCTCATCATTGTTGTATCTGTAATTGGACCTATTTTAGAGGAGATTATTTTTAGAAAAATCGTTTTTGGAACACTCTATAAACGATTTAACTTTTTCATCTCTGCACTATTAAGCTCCGTCTTATTTGCTGCAGTGCATATGGAATTTGAACACATATTACTTTATTCCGCGATGGGCTTCACATTTGCCTTTTTATATGTAAAAACAAAACGAATTATTGTTCCTATTTTTGCACATGTCGCGATGAATACACTCGTGGTTGTGATTCAAACAGTGTTTGCTGAAGATATTGAGCGTATCTTAGAGGAAGCAGAGCAATTACAAGGATTTATTTCCTGGTTGATTTAA
- a CDS encoding YdiK family protein, producing MRRISPLFMGFIYLLMGFLFTYLAVGSATETVWNFSTILLMLVATFDFGVAIRMFLLHQKIKKIKDKQ from the coding sequence ATGCGTCGTATTTCTCCCTTGTTCATGGGGTTCATTTATTTATTAATGGGATTTCTTTTTACCTATCTAGCAGTAGGTAGTGCAACTGAAACAGTGTGGAATTTCTCAACCATTTTACTTATGCTAGTCGCTACATTTGATTTTGGTGTCGCGATAAGAATGTTTCTTTTACATCAAAAGATTAAAAAAATAAAGGATAAACAATAA
- the tatC gene encoding twin-arginine translocase subunit TatC, protein MTEKEMSIYDHIGELRKRLIFVVVFFFFAAIGGFFLAEPTIVFLQQAEEAKELTMNAFRLTDPIKIYMQFAFVIAFIITSPLILFQLWAFVSPGLYEKERKVTLSYIPISVGLFLLGLSFSYFILFPFVVNFMGRLAERLDIQQVIGINEYFQFLLQLTLPFGFLFQLPVVIMFLTRLGIVTPMFLVQVRKYAYFILLVIGGLITPPELLSHLMVTIPLLGLYEVSILVSRGAYRKAKQAEMLHENDL, encoded by the coding sequence ATGACTGAAAAAGAAATGTCAATATATGATCATATAGGTGAACTTCGAAAACGACTGATTTTTGTGGTCGTTTTCTTCTTCTTTGCAGCAATTGGTGGCTTTTTTCTAGCTGAGCCAACGATTGTATTTTTACAACAAGCAGAGGAAGCGAAAGAATTAACGATGAATGCCTTTCGCTTAACAGATCCTATTAAAATTTACATGCAGTTTGCTTTCGTGATCGCTTTTATTATTACTTCACCTCTTATTCTGTTTCAATTATGGGCGTTTGTTAGTCCAGGTTTATATGAAAAAGAGCGAAAAGTAACGTTAAGCTATATTCCTATTTCGGTGGGATTATTTTTGCTAGGGCTATCATTTTCATATTTCATCCTTTTTCCCTTTGTTGTAAATTTCATGGGCCGATTGGCAGAGCGACTTGATATTCAACAAGTGATCGGGATAAATGAATATTTTCAATTTCTACTTCAGTTAACATTACCTTTTGGTTTCTTATTTCAGTTGCCAGTGGTCATTATGTTTTTAACAAGATTAGGAATTGTAACACCAATGTTTTTAGTCCAGGTTCGAAAATATGCTTATTTCATTCTGCTGGTAATAGGTGGTCTAATCACTCCACCAGAGCTACTATCTCATTTAATGGTGACGATTCCGTTACTAGGATTATATGAAGTCAGTATACTTGTCTCAAGAGGAGCATATCGTAAAGCAAAACAAGCGGAAATGCTTCATGAGAATGATTTATAA
- a CDS encoding twin-arginine translocase TatA/TatE family subunit, which yields MNLGIGSIFLIVFVALLIFGPKKLPELGKAAGNTLREFKNATKGLADDDDDHNKKEIK from the coding sequence ATGAATCTAGGAATAGGAAGTATCTTTTTGATCGTTTTTGTTGCACTACTCATATTTGGTCCTAAAAAATTACCAGAGCTTGGGAAAGCAGCAGGTAACACCTTACGTGAATTTAAAAATGCTACAAAAGGGTTAGCAGATGATGATGATGATCATAACAAAAAAGAGATCAAGTAG
- a CDS encoding redox-sensing transcriptional repressor Rex, whose product MSDNQSKIPQATAKRLPLYYRFIKNLHASGKQRVSSAELSDAVKVDSATIRRDFSYFGALGKKGYGYNVNYLLSFFRKTLDQDETTKVALIGVGNLGTAFLNYNFSKNNNTKIDLAFDVDESKIGTMIGGVPVYHLDHLEEQLPEDVTVAILTIPASVAQTVTDRLVNKGVKGILNFTPARINVPDTLRVHHIDLAVELQSLVYFLKHYPSE is encoded by the coding sequence ATGAGTGACAATCAATCGAAAATACCACAGGCAACAGCCAAGCGGTTACCATTATATTATCGATTTATCAAAAACTTGCATGCATCAGGGAAGCAAAGGGTATCAAGCGCTGAACTTAGTGATGCGGTAAAGGTTGATTCTGCTACAATTAGACGTGACTTTTCATATTTTGGGGCGTTGGGTAAAAAAGGATATGGCTATAATGTTAATTATTTGTTATCCTTCTTTAGAAAAACGCTAGACCAAGATGAAACAACGAAGGTCGCACTAATTGGAGTGGGGAATTTAGGAACAGCATTTTTAAACTATAATTTTTCGAAAAATAATAATACGAAAATTGATTTAGCATTTGATGTGGATGAATCTAAGATTGGAACGATGATTGGTGGGGTACCTGTCTACCATCTGGACCATTTAGAGGAACAGCTTCCCGAGGATGTAACAGTTGCGATTTTGACCATTCCAGCATCTGTTGCTCAAACTGTCACAGACCGTTTGGTAAATAAAGGGGTTAAGGGGATACTAAACTTTACACCAGCACGGATAAATGTCCCTGACACATTAAGAGTTCATCATATTGATTTAGCGGTTGAATTACAATCATTAGTTTATTTTCTTAAACATTATCCAAGTGAATAA